A single window of Pseudomonas lijiangensis DNA harbors:
- a CDS encoding HAD-IA family hydrolase translates to MRRDYDLLIFDWDGTLADSVGRIVQAMRTAAEQGGMEVRDDPAIKGIIGLGLPEAIRTLYPHITPSDLLEFRQRYADSYMEMDKVPSPLFAGVRESIEAFREEGYRIAVATGKARRGLDRVLKSNDWLDYFDITRAADETASKPDPLMLHEIMAHCGVSPERSLMVGDSSFDLLMARNAGMDSVAVGYGAQSMASLREFQPRLSIDNFPELRTWLSGRGV, encoded by the coding sequence GTGCGTCGTGATTATGATCTGCTGATTTTCGATTGGGACGGTACGTTGGCCGATTCGGTCGGTCGTATCGTCCAGGCCATGCGTACGGCGGCAGAGCAGGGCGGTATGGAGGTTCGTGACGATCCGGCAATCAAGGGCATTATCGGCCTTGGCTTGCCGGAGGCGATTCGTACGCTCTACCCGCACATCACGCCGAGCGATCTGCTCGAGTTTCGCCAGCGCTATGCCGACAGCTACATGGAAATGGACAAGGTGCCGTCGCCTCTGTTTGCCGGTGTGCGCGAGTCCATCGAGGCCTTTCGCGAGGAGGGCTATCGCATTGCCGTTGCCACGGGCAAGGCGCGTCGCGGTCTTGATCGGGTCCTGAAGTCCAATGACTGGCTGGATTACTTCGATATCACCCGGGCTGCCGACGAAACCGCCAGCAAGCCTGACCCGTTGATGTTGCATGAGATCATGGCTCATTGTGGCGTGAGTCCCGAGCGCTCGCTGATGGTAGGTGATTCGTCCTTCGATCTGCTGATGGCACGTAACGCTGGCATGGATTCGGTGGCGGTCGGTTATGGTGCTCAGTCCATGGCTTCGTTGCGCGAATTTCAGCCGCGCCTGTCCATTGATAATTTTCCTGAGTTGCGCACCTGGTTGAGTGGGCGTGGCGTTTAG
- the rluC gene encoding 23S rRNA pseudouridine(955/2504/2580) synthase RluC, translated as MTNIAPPTPGVQLVEVAPELAGQRIDNFLITYLKGVPKTLIYRILRKGEVRVNKGRIKPEYKLQAGDIVRVPPVRVPERDEPVPVAQGLLQRLEAAIVYEDKALIVLNKPAGIAVHGGSGLSFGVIEAFRQLRPDAKELELVHRLDRDTSGLLMIAKKRSMLRHLHAALRGDGVDKRYMALVRGHWATAQKQVNAPLLKSNLRSGERMVEVNDEGKEALTIFKVLRRFGDFATMVEAKPVTGRTHQIRVHTLHAGHSIAGDTKYGDEDFSREIRDLGGKRLFLHAYMLTVPLPDGGELKLQAPVDEMWAKTVERLSAS; from the coding sequence ATGACGAATATTGCCCCCCCAACCCCCGGCGTTCAGCTGGTAGAGGTTGCCCCGGAACTTGCCGGTCAACGCATCGATAACTTTCTGATCACTTATCTCAAGGGTGTGCCCAAGACCTTGATTTACCGCATTTTGCGCAAAGGCGAAGTGCGTGTGAACAAGGGGCGGATCAAGCCCGAGTACAAGTTGCAGGCGGGCGACATCGTGCGCGTTCCGCCTGTGCGTGTGCCTGAGCGTGATGAGCCGGTACCGGTTGCACAAGGTCTTTTGCAGCGCCTCGAGGCGGCCATTGTCTATGAAGACAAGGCCCTGATCGTGCTCAACAAGCCGGCCGGCATTGCCGTGCATGGCGGTAGCGGCCTGAGTTTCGGTGTCATCGAAGCCTTTCGCCAGTTGCGGCCCGATGCCAAGGAGCTTGAGCTTGTACACAGGCTGGACCGCGACACTTCCGGTCTGCTGATGATCGCCAAGAAGCGCAGCATGTTGCGCCACCTGCACGCTGCCTTGCGTGGCGACGGTGTCGACAAACGCTACATGGCGCTGGTTCGCGGGCACTGGGCGACCGCCCAGAAACAGGTCAATGCGCCATTGCTCAAAAGCAACCTGCGTTCCGGTGAGCGCATGGTCGAGGTCAATGACGAAGGCAAGGAGGCCCTGACGATTTTCAAGGTCCTGCGCCGTTTCGGTGATTTCGCGACCATGGTCGAGGCCAAGCCTGTCACGGGGCGTACCCACCAGATTCGTGTTCACACATTGCATGCCGGGCATTCGATTGCCGGCGATACCAAGTATGGCGATGAAGATTTCAGTCGCGAGATTCGCGACCTGGGCGGCAAGCGCCTGTTCCTGCATGCCTATATGCTTACCGTGCCATTGCCAGATGGTGGCGAACTGAAGTTGCAGGCCCCGGTCGATGAGATGTGGGCCAAGACCGTGGAGCGTTTGAGTGCGTCGTGA
- a CDS encoding Trm112 family protein, whose protein sequence is MDTKLLDILACPISKGPLKLSADKTELISKGAGLAYPIRDGIPVMLETEARTLTAEERLEK, encoded by the coding sequence ATGGACACCAAACTGCTCGATATCCTCGCTTGCCCGATCAGCAAAGGACCGCTGAAGCTCAGTGCCGACAAGACCGAACTGATCAGCAAAGGCGCAGGCCTTGCTTACCCGATTCGTGATGGCATCCCGGTGATGCTGGAAACCGAAGCGCGCACCCTGACGGCTGAAGAGCGCCTGGAAAAATGA
- the rpmF gene encoding 50S ribosomal protein L32, protein MAVQQNKKSRSARDMRRSHDALEASTLSVEKTTGEVHLRHHVSPEGVYRGRKVIDKGADE, encoded by the coding sequence ATGGCTGTTCAGCAGAACAAAAAATCCCGCTCTGCCCGTGACATGCGTCGTTCGCACGACGCTCTTGAGGCAAGCACTCTGTCCGTAGAAAAGACCACTGGTGAAGTTCACCTGCGTCACCACGTATCGCCAGAAGGCGTATACCGTGGCCGTAAAGTGATCGACAAGGGCGCTGACGAGTAA
- a CDS encoding YceD family protein: MLNDPIPPHVDPRKLADRGTTLQGEVLLADLERLCDPLSDDVGTVQAKFVFERDERRSVVIHSSIDVSVKMVCQRCLELVTLPIHSECSYAVVKEGANTQSLPKGYDVLELGEDPLDLLALIEEELLLALPIVPAHHPEECQQPAGLDEPEPSVDEVTRSNPFSVLAQLKRDPNV, translated from the coding sequence ATGTTGAATGACCCGATTCCACCTCACGTTGACCCGCGCAAATTGGCTGATCGTGGCACTACCCTTCAAGGTGAAGTGCTTCTGGCCGATTTGGAGAGACTCTGCGACCCGCTTTCCGACGATGTCGGTACGGTGCAGGCTAAATTCGTTTTTGAGCGTGACGAGCGCCGGTCTGTGGTTATCCACAGTTCCATCGACGTCTCGGTCAAGATGGTTTGCCAGCGTTGTCTTGAGCTGGTCACCCTGCCGATCCACAGCGAGTGCAGTTACGCGGTGGTGAAGGAGGGTGCGAATACCCAGTCGTTACCGAAAGGTTATGACGTGCTGGAACTGGGCGAAGATCCATTGGATCTGCTGGCATTGATCGAGGAGGAGCTTTTGCTCGCCTTGCCGATTGTGCCTGCTCATCATCCGGAAGAATGCCAGCAACCGGCGGGTCTCGATGAGCCCGAACCGAGCGTGGACGAGGTAACGCGGTCCAACCCGTTCAGTGTATTGGCGCAGTTAAAGCGTGACCCAAACGTTTAG
- the rne gene encoding ribonuclease E: protein MLINATQPEELRVALVDGQRLYDLDIESGAREQKKANIYKGRITRIEPSLEAAFVDFGSERHGFLPLKEISREYFKKSPEGRVNIKDVLSEGQEVIVQVEKEERGNKGAALTTFISLAGRYLVLMPNNPRAGGISRRIEGEERNELREALNGLIAPADMGLIVRTAGLGRSSEEMQWDLDYLLQLWTAIKEASQDRAAPFLIYQESNVIIRAIRDYLRQDIGEVLIDSIEAQEEALTFIRQVMPQYASKIKLYEDSVPLFNRFQIESQIETAFQRVVELPSGGSIVIDPTEALVSIDINSARATKGSDIEETALQTNLEAAEEIARQLRLRDIGGLIVIDFIDMTPAKNQRAVEEKVRESLEADRARVQVGRISRFGLLEMSRQRLRPSLGESSGIVCPRCNGTGIIRDVESLSLAILRLIEEEALKDRTAEVRAQVPIPVAAFLLNEKRNSITKIELRTRARIIILPNDHLETPHFEVQRLRDDSPEAHNNQTSYEIAAAAAEVEEMAPQAAATRTLVRQEAAVKTAPARANAPVPAQAAAPVAAPVAHEPSLFKGLVKSLVSLFATKEEPAAPVVVEKPATERPARNEERRNGRQQSRGRNNRRDEERKPREERAPREERAERAPREERAPREERAPREPREVRDDSAPREERPARAPREERAPRERKPREAREDRPVRELREPLDAAPAAAREERPERAPREERQPRQPREERQPREEQAAAAVSEEELLNNEELASEENQEGSEGERPRRRSRGQRRRSNRRERQRDANGNVIEGSEENEGNDDAAQVVTAAVAAGVISAPAEAQANRQAEIANATTETPAETTAEEAPAPVVEAPATEAQPVEAQVVEAPAVEAPVAETAVKAEAAPEVEVQPAAVEAPVRAAQAELFEAPKAENVVPFTPTPEPTPEVAVEAPAAADVPATESTELPVPAPAAEPVLVQEEPAPYAAAPQAVEPEPEPAPQAEPAPAVVAETPALPVSSNGRAPNDPREVRRRKREEEERRRQEAEQAAASSTEAAPAEAVTEEKAEEAVAAQQQPQAKEETEPKPLV, encoded by the coding sequence ATGCTGATTAACGCAACTCAACCCGAAGAGTTGCGTGTTGCTCTGGTAGACGGCCAGCGCCTCTACGACCTGGACATCGAGTCCGGTGCACGCGAGCAGAAGAAGGCCAATATCTATAAAGGCCGGATCACCCGCATCGAGCCAAGCCTGGAGGCTGCCTTTGTCGATTTCGGCTCTGAGCGCCACGGCTTCCTGCCCCTCAAGGAAATCTCCCGCGAATACTTCAAGAAGTCTCCTGAAGGCCGCGTGAACATCAAGGACGTCCTGAGCGAAGGCCAGGAAGTCATCGTCCAGGTCGAAAAGGAAGAACGTGGCAACAAGGGCGCAGCCCTGACCACCTTCATCAGCCTGGCTGGCCGCTATCTGGTCCTGATGCCCAACAACCCGCGTGCCGGTGGCATTTCGCGCCGCATCGAAGGCGAAGAGCGCAACGAACTGCGTGAAGCCCTCAACGGTCTGATCGCACCTGCCGACATGGGCCTGATCGTTCGCACTGCCGGCCTCGGCCGCAGCAGCGAAGAAATGCAGTGGGACCTCGACTACCTGCTGCAACTCTGGACCGCCATCAAGGAAGCGTCCCAGGATCGTGCCGCGCCCTTCCTGATCTACCAGGAAAGCAACGTCATCATCCGCGCCATCCGCGACTACCTGCGCCAGGACATCGGTGAAGTCCTGATCGACAGCATCGAAGCCCAGGAAGAAGCCCTGACCTTCATCCGTCAGGTGATGCCGCAGTACGCCAGCAAGATCAAGCTGTACGAAGACAGCGTTCCGCTGTTCAACCGCTTCCAGATCGAAAGCCAGATCGAAACCGCCTTCCAGCGCGTCGTCGAACTGCCTTCCGGCGGCTCCATCGTCATCGATCCGACCGAAGCCCTGGTGTCCATCGACATCAACTCGGCGCGCGCCACCAAAGGCAGCGACATCGAAGAAACCGCCCTGCAGACCAACCTCGAAGCAGCCGAAGAAATCGCCCGTCAGTTGCGCCTGCGCGACATCGGCGGCCTGATCGTCATCGACTTCATCGACATGACCCCTGCCAAGAACCAGCGCGCCGTGGAAGAGAAAGTCCGCGAAAGCCTGGAAGCTGACCGCGCCCGCGTTCAGGTCGGTCGCATCTCGCGCTTCGGTCTGCTGGAAATGTCCCGTCAGCGCCTGCGCCCTTCCCTGGGTGAAAGCAGCGGCATCGTCTGCCCGCGCTGCAACGGCACCGGCATCATCCGTGACGTCGAGTCCCTGTCGCTGGCTATCCTGCGCCTGATCGAAGAAGAAGCCCTGAAAGACCGTACTGCCGAAGTACGCGCCCAGGTGCCGATCCCGGTCGCGGCCTTCCTGCTCAACGAAAAACGCAACTCGATCACCAAGATCGAACTGCGCACTCGCGCCCGCATCATCATCCTGCCGAACGATCATCTGGAAACGCCGCACTTCGAAGTCCAGCGTTTGCGCGATGACAGCCCGGAAGCGCACAACAACCAGACCAGCTACGAAATCGCCGCTGCCGCTGCCGAAGTGGAAGAAATGGCACCGCAAGCTGCTGCCACCCGCACCCTGGTTCGCCAGGAAGCGGCGGTCAAGACCGCACCAGCCCGCGCCAACGCACCGGTTCCAGCCCAGGCTGCCGCTCCGGTTGCAGCACCTGTCGCTCACGAGCCAAGCCTGTTCAAGGGCCTGGTGAAATCCCTGGTGAGCCTGTTCGCCACCAAGGAAGAGCCTGCTGCACCGGTTGTCGTGGAAAAACCGGCCACCGAGCGCCCTGCCCGCAACGAAGAGCGTCGCAACGGTCGTCAACAGAGCCGTGGCCGCAACAACCGCCGCGACGAAGAGCGCAAGCCGCGTGAAGAACGCGCACCTCGCGAAGAGCGTGCCGAGCGCGCCCCACGCGAAGAACGTGCTCCTCGTGAAGAGCGCGCTCCACGCGAACCTCGTGAAGTCCGTGACGATTCGGCTCCACGTGAAGAGCGTCCGGCTCGCGCACCACGCGAAGAACGCGCACCTCGTGAGCGCAAGCCACGCGAAGCACGTGAAGACCGTCCGGTACGTGAACTGCGCGAACCTCTGGATGCAGCGCCAGCCGCCGCCCGTGAAGAACGCCCTGAGCGCGCTCCACGTGAAGAACGCCAGCCACGCCAGCCTCGTGAAGAGCGTCAGCCACGCGAAGAGCAGGCCGCAGCAGCGGTCAGCGAAGAAGAGTTGCTGAACAACGAAGAACTGGCCAGCGAAGAGAACCAGGAAGGCAGCGAAGGCGAACGCCCTCGTCGTCGCTCCCGCGGTCAGCGCCGTCGCAGCAATCGTCGTGAGCGTCAGCGTGACGCCAACGGCAATGTGATCGAAGGCTCCGAAGAAAACGAAGGCAATGACGATGCAGCTCAGGTCGTGACTGCTGCGGTCGCTGCTGGCGTAATCAGTGCTCCGGCCGAGGCGCAAGCCAACCGTCAGGCAGAAATCGCCAACGCAACCACTGAAACACCTGCCGAGACAACTGCCGAAGAAGCACCGGCACCTGTTGTCGAAGCACCTGCTACCGAAGCCCAGCCAGTCGAAGCTCAGGTTGTAGAGGCCCCGGCCGTTGAAGCACCTGTTGCCGAAACTGCTGTAAAAGCCGAAGCAGCGCCTGAAGTCGAAGTGCAACCAGCAGCAGTCGAAGCCCCGGTACGTGCGGCCCAGGCTGAACTGTTCGAAGCGCCAAAGGCTGAAAATGTCGTGCCGTTCACGCCGACACCAGAGCCGACCCCGGAAGTTGCGGTAGAAGCGCCTGCTGCGGCAGACGTGCCAGCGACCGAGTCCACCGAGCTGCCAGTGCCTGCACCAGCCGCCGAGCCTGTGCTTGTTCAGGAGGAGCCTGCTCCTTATGCAGCAGCACCACAAGCCGTGGAGCCAGAGCCAGAGCCGGCACCGCAAGCAGAGCCTGCTCCTGCCGTAGTCGCTGAAACTCCAGCACTGCCGGTCAGCAGCAATGGTCGTGCACCGAACGACCCACGCGAAGTTCGTCGCCGCAAGCGCGAGGAAGAAGAGCGTCGTCGCCAGGAAGCTGAACAGGCTGCTGCCAGCAGCACTGAAGCCGCACCTGCCGAAGCGGTAACCGAAGAAAAGGCCGAAGAAGCCGTTGCTGCACAGCAACAGCCTCAAGCCAAGGAAGAGACTGAGCCTAAACCTCTCGTCTGA
- the plsX gene encoding phosphate acyltransferase PlsX, producing the protein MSAPIIAIDAMGGDFGPRNIVQASLACLTATPSLHLALVGQAPLIEELIARHSGVDRSRLHIVHASEVVTMDERPSQALRGKPDSSMRVALGLVADGQAQACVSAGNTGALMALSRLVLKTLPGIDRPAMVAAIPTRSGYCQLLDLGANVDCSAEALYQFAVMGAVTAEALGVVNPRVALLNVGTEDIKGNQQVKQAAVLLQAARGINYIGFVEGDGLYRGEADVVVCDGFVGNVLLKSSEGLATMIVARMDELFRRNLMAKAVGVLAMPLLRRLQAELAPARHNGASLLGLQGIVVKSHGSASAQGFESAIRRALIEVRENLPQRLRGRLEVLLQSSDS; encoded by the coding sequence TTGTCCGCTCCGATCATTGCGATCGACGCAATGGGCGGGGACTTCGGTCCCCGCAACATTGTTCAGGCAAGCCTCGCGTGCCTGACTGCTACGCCCTCGCTTCATCTGGCCCTTGTCGGCCAAGCTCCCTTGATTGAAGAACTGATCGCCCGCCATTCCGGTGTGGATCGCTCGCGCCTGCATATTGTTCATGCAAGTGAAGTGGTCACCATGGATGAGCGTCCGTCCCAGGCATTGCGTGGCAAGCCTGATTCCTCGATGCGCGTGGCCCTCGGACTTGTGGCTGACGGTCAGGCTCAGGCCTGTGTCAGTGCAGGCAATACCGGTGCATTGATGGCGTTGTCGCGTCTTGTGCTCAAGACCTTGCCGGGTATCGACAGGCCGGCAATGGTCGCCGCCATTCCCACGCGCAGCGGCTATTGTCAGTTGCTGGATCTGGGGGCCAATGTCGATTGTTCGGCCGAGGCTCTCTATCAGTTCGCGGTCATGGGTGCGGTCACGGCGGAGGCGCTCGGGGTTGTGAATCCCAGGGTTGCCTTGCTCAATGTCGGCACCGAGGACATCAAGGGCAATCAGCAGGTGAAGCAGGCTGCCGTCTTGTTGCAGGCAGCCAGAGGAATCAACTACATCGGTTTCGTCGAGGGTGATGGCCTGTATCGCGGCGAGGCGGATGTGGTGGTCTGTGACGGTTTTGTCGGCAATGTGCTGCTCAAGTCCAGCGAAGGGCTGGCGACCATGATTGTTGCGCGAATGGATGAGCTGTTCAGGCGCAATCTGATGGCCAAGGCGGTCGGGGTTCTGGCGATGCCCTTGTTGAGGCGTCTGCAGGCCGAGCTGGCGCCTGCAAGGCACAACGGCGCAAGCCTGCTGGGTTTGCAGGGCATTGTGGTCAAGAGTCATGGTTCGGCGAGCGCCCAGGGGTTCGAGAGTGCGATCCGGCGGGCGCTGATCGAGGTTCGGGAAAACCTGCCGCAACGCCTGCGCGGGCGGCTTGAAGTGTTACTGCAAAGTAGTGATTCCTGA
- a CDS encoding Maf family protein — MPSLLLASSSPYRRELLGRLRLPFVCKSPDIDESRHPEESAIDLVQRLAREKAQALASEYQDHLIIGSDQVAVLGDRILGKPHTFERALEQLSAASGTTVTFLTGLALLNSRTGHCQIDYVPFSVHMRNLDQASIERYLHAEQPFDCAGSFKAEGLGVSLFRSTEGSDATSLIGLPLIRLVDMLINEGVSIP; from the coding sequence ATGCCATCCCTGCTTCTCGCCTCCAGCTCCCCTTATCGCCGTGAACTGCTGGGTCGCCTGCGCCTGCCATTCGTCTGCAAATCGCCGGATATCGACGAAAGCCGTCACCCAGAAGAGAGCGCAATCGACCTTGTGCAGCGTCTCGCCCGGGAAAAGGCACAGGCACTTGCCAGCGAATATCAGGACCACCTGATCATCGGCTCCGACCAGGTTGCCGTACTCGGCGACCGGATTCTGGGCAAGCCTCACACCTTCGAGCGCGCTCTGGAACAACTGTCAGCCGCCAGCGGTACCACCGTCACCTTCCTGACAGGCCTGGCCCTGCTCAACAGCAGAACCGGCCACTGCCAGATCGACTACGTGCCCTTCAGCGTCCACATGCGCAATCTGGACCAGGCCAGCATCGAGCGTTACCTGCACGCCGAACAACCTTTCGACTGCGCAGGCAGCTTCAAGGCCGAAGGGCTTGGGGTGAGCCTGTTTCGCAGCACCGAGGGCAGCGACGCCACCAGCCTGATCGGCCTGCCACTGATTCGTCTGGTGGACATGCTTATAAATGAAGGCGTGAGCATTCCCTGA
- the murB gene encoding UDP-N-acetylmuramate dehydrogenase: MTLQVQSGVSLKPFNTFGVDVQAQLFAEARDDQEVHQALAYSAEHDVPLLVIGGGSNLLLTDDVRALVLRMASRGIRIVKEDCAQGIIEAEAGEPWHPFVQSCLQLGFSGLENLSLIPGTVGAAPMQNIGAYGVEIKDVFHSLTALDRQSGELCEFSLEDCRFGYRDSVFKQQPGRWLILRVRFTLQRAPSLHLEYGPVRQRLDDMGIKEPTPFDVSRAICEIRSEKLPDPAVLGNAGSFFKNPLVTAGQSEAIKRNYPGVVGYPQADGRVKLAAGWLIEQAGWKGFRDGDAGVHALQSLVLVNHGQATGLQLLSLARRIQADIAERFGVELEMEPNLY; the protein is encoded by the coding sequence ATGACCTTGCAGGTGCAGTCCGGGGTTTCCCTCAAACCCTTCAATACCTTTGGCGTGGACGTGCAGGCGCAACTGTTCGCCGAGGCCCGTGACGATCAGGAAGTGCATCAGGCCTTGGCCTACAGCGCCGAGCATGATGTGCCTTTGCTGGTGATTGGCGGTGGCAGCAATCTGCTGCTGACCGACGACGTCCGGGCGCTGGTACTGCGCATGGCCAGTCGCGGGATTCGTATCGTCAAGGAAGATTGTGCGCAGGGCATTATCGAGGCAGAGGCGGGCGAGCCCTGGCATCCCTTCGTGCAGTCATGTCTGCAACTGGGTTTTTCTGGCCTGGAAAACCTGAGCCTGATTCCCGGTACGGTGGGCGCTGCCCCGATGCAGAACATCGGTGCCTATGGCGTCGAGATCAAGGATGTTTTCCATAGCCTGACGGCGCTGGATCGTCAGAGCGGCGAGTTGTGTGAGTTTTCCCTGGAAGACTGCCGGTTCGGTTATCGCGACAGCGTATTCAAGCAACAACCTGGTCGTTGGCTGATTCTACGTGTGCGCTTTACCTTGCAGCGTGCGCCTTCCCTGCATCTGGAGTACGGGCCGGTTCGCCAGCGCCTGGACGATATGGGCATCAAGGAGCCGACGCCCTTTGATGTCAGCCGCGCCATCTGCGAGATCCGCAGTGAAAAACTGCCGGACCCTGCGGTGCTGGGCAATGCCGGGAGTTTCTTCAAGAACCCGTTGGTGACGGCCGGGCAGAGCGAAGCCATCAAGCGCAATTATCCGGGCGTGGTGGGTTATCCCCAGGCCGATGGTCGCGTGAAACTGGCGGCTGGCTGGTTGATCGAGCAGGCAGGCTGGAAGGGGTTTCGTGATGGTGATGCTGGCGTGCATGCGCTTCAGTCGCTGGTGCTGGTCAATCATGGCCAGGCCACGGGCCTGCAATTGCTGAGCCTTGCCCGTCGCATTCAGGCGGACATTGCCGAGCGTTTTGGCGTGGAGCTGGAGATGGAGCCCAATCTGTACTGA
- a CDS encoding S49 family peptidase, producing the protein MSDEWKAPASQKADDAAGKEDAKSWKLLEKTLLAGVQEQRRARRWGIFFKFLTFAYLFSMLLLFTPLLDMEKSASRSASHTALIEVQGMIADKEPASADNIVGSLRTAFEDSKTRGVILRINSPGGSPVQSGYVYDEIRRLRAEKPNIKVYAVITDLGASGAYYIASAADQIYADKASLVGSIGVTAAGFGFVGTMEKLGVDRRTYTSGEHKAFLDPFQPQKADETQFWQSVLDTTHRQFIASVKQGRGDRLKDKDHPELFSGLVWTGEQALALGLIDGLGSSSYVAREVIGEKEIVDYTIQESPFDRFSKKLGASIAERIAMWAGFNGPTLR; encoded by the coding sequence ATGTCTGACGAATGGAAAGCGCCTGCCTCGCAAAAAGCGGATGACGCCGCTGGCAAGGAAGATGCAAAAAGCTGGAAGCTGCTGGAGAAGACGCTGCTGGCGGGTGTTCAGGAGCAGCGTCGAGCGCGTCGCTGGGGCATCTTCTTCAAATTTCTGACCTTTGCCTATCTGTTCAGCATGTTGCTGCTGTTCACGCCGCTGCTGGATATGGAAAAAAGCGCTTCGCGCAGCGCAAGCCACACCGCACTGATCGAAGTGCAGGGCATGATCGCGGACAAGGAGCCGGCCAGTGCCGACAATATTGTCGGCAGCCTGCGCACCGCTTTTGAGGACTCCAAGACCAGGGGCGTGATCCTGCGCATCAACAGCCCGGGCGGCAGTCCTGTGCAGTCGGGTTATGTCTATGACGAAATCCGTCGTCTGCGCGCCGAGAAGCCGAATATCAAGGTGTATGCGGTGATTACCGATCTGGGTGCTTCGGGTGCCTATTACATTGCCAGTGCCGCTGACCAGATTTACGCCGACAAGGCCAGTCTGGTGGGCTCCATTGGTGTGACGGCAGCCGGTTTCGGTTTTGTCGGGACCATGGAAAAGCTGGGTGTGGATCGTCGGACCTATACCTCGGGCGAGCACAAGGCGTTTCTTGATCCGTTCCAGCCACAGAAAGCTGACGAAACGCAGTTCTGGCAGAGCGTGCTGGACACGACGCATCGTCAGTTCATTGCCAGCGTCAAGCAGGGTCGTGGCGATCGCCTGAAGGACAAGGATCATCCCGAGCTGTTCTCGGGGCTGGTCTGGACCGGCGAGCAGGCACTGGCGCTGGGTCTGATCGACGGCCTCGGCAGTTCCAGCTATGTAGCGCGTGAAGTGATTGGTGAGAAGGAGATCGTCGACTACACCATTCAGGAGTCACCTTTTGACCGGTTCTCCAAGAAGCTGGGCGCCAGTATCGCGGAGCGGATTGCAATGTGGGCTGGCTTCAACGGGCCGACGTTGCGCTGA
- the kdsB gene encoding 3-deoxy-manno-octulosonate cytidylyltransferase: MTMAFTVVIPARFGSSRFPGKPLKTIAGKPMIQHVWEQACKSSAERVVVATDDGRIFEACQAFGAQVLMTRDDHNSGTDRLAEVAEQLGLAADAIVVNVQGDEPMIPPAVIDQVAANLAAHPEAGISTLAEPVDDVAALFNPNVVKVVADVNGLALTFSRAPLPWARDALASSREVLPEGVPYRRHIGIYAYRAGFLHDFVGWGPCWLENTESLEQLRALWNGVRIHVADAVETPPAGVDTPEDLERVRRLLEI, translated from the coding sequence ATGACAATGGCTTTCACGGTGGTCATCCCGGCGCGTTTCGGCTCCAGCCGCTTTCCCGGCAAACCCCTGAAAACCATTGCGGGCAAGCCGATGATCCAGCATGTCTGGGAGCAGGCCTGCAAAAGCAGCGCTGAACGTGTCGTGGTTGCCACCGATGACGGGCGGATTTTCGAGGCCTGTCAGGCATTCGGTGCCCAGGTTCTGATGACGCGTGACGATCACAACTCCGGCACCGACCGTCTGGCTGAAGTGGCCGAGCAGTTGGGGCTGGCGGCTGATGCCATTGTGGTCAATGTCCAGGGTGACGAGCCGATGATCCCTCCAGCGGTTATCGATCAGGTGGCGGCCAATCTTGCGGCGCACCCTGAAGCGGGGATTTCGACCCTGGCCGAGCCGGTGGACGATGTGGCTGCGCTGTTCAATCCGAATGTGGTCAAGGTGGTCGCGGATGTAAACGGCCTGGCCCTGACGTTCAGTCGGGCGCCACTGCCCTGGGCGCGTGATGCTCTGGCCAGCAGTCGGGAGGTGTTACCTGAAGGCGTGCCTTATCGTCGGCATATCGGTATTTATGCCTACCGTGCCGGTTTCCTGCATGACTTCGTCGGTTGGGGGCCTTGCTGGCTGGAAAACACCGAAAGCCTGGAGCAGTTGCGAGCGCTCTGGAATGGCGTGCGCATTCATGTGGCCGATGCGGTGGAAACGCCGCCTGCCGGTGTCGATACGCCTGAAGACCTTGAGCGTGTAAGGCGCTTGCTGGAGATTTGA